CATAAAGGTTGTATAAAGTACTATACTTAACTGCTTTTAGTACTGAATTTCAAATTTGTACTATCATCTGCTCAACTTTATATATACGGGAGGAAGAAATTTGGTATACCTAATTATTGGTCTATACCAAAATCTACGTTAGAAAGAGAACAGATTGAACATCTAAAGAAGAGACACTATAACGATGCAAAACTACGTTATAGCCTTAAATAAGAATGAAATTGGGTGCACATCATCAGTAAAAACTAAATATGAAGCTTTTCTGTACTTGACTAGTGCTAGATTTAAGTTACTCTTAAAGCGGAATGCTTCATGTAAGAATCTACCCTGACAGAAGTGTATAAAGATATAGTTAAATTTAGCAATTCTGTCCGAGATTTTTAATTTGCAAACTGAATAGTTTGATACGGCGCTCAAAATCGCGATCTACTACCCTAAACAAGGTAGTCAATTAACGACTCAATATTATCTGTCTGGTAATTGTAGTGAATAGTTTACAATACCAGTGGATGAGAAAATCTAAAGAAAATATAAAAGAAACTCAAATGACTGTGGTGTCTGGAGGACAAAAGTGTTTCTGAGACTAGCACATCAACATCGACAATTCGTCCAAGACTTGGTAATGAACCTGCAAGCCTTGGCGGTCGTATTAGAGCGGCGCGGGTATCCTGCTTCTTGTTATACCTGTGGCGACCAAATGAATAGTGCATCGTTTATGGTTAGCTTGGGTGATAACCACCTGATTCGGTTTTTGGTGTCCGATTACGGGATTACTTGGACGGAAATGCGGGATGATCGCGAATTAATGAAGCTAGAAGGCGCAGAGGCAATTAGCCAACTGGACGAACTGGCTGATCTTGTCAAGCAATCTATGCAAACCGATACAGACTCTAAAATTCTTGCCAAGAAATATTAAGGTTCCAAAGGTCGATCGCAAATTAGAAATCGATTATCGGTAATTGGTAATGGTGGCTTAGTTAGCGATCGCTCTTATCTGTTCTCTATGACCATCAAGTGATTGGCTCGTAGCTAGCCGTCGCACATTTTTTGTATCTGTCAAAAGCTCACGATCCGGATTTTGAGCCTTTAGCTGAAAGTTAAAACGCACTGCTAATCACAATTAATATAATTATTAATTACTAATTGATTATTCATAATCAAAAGACAGGTCAAAAAACCTACAATTATCAA
The Nostoc punctiforme PCC 73102 genome window above contains:
- a CDS encoding DUF1815 family protein; translated protein: MFLRLAHQHRQFVQDLVMNLQALAVVLERRGYPASCYTCGDQMNSASFMVSLGDNHLIRFLVSDYGITWTEMRDDRELMKLEGAEAISQLDELADLVKQSMQTDTDSKILAKKY